One genomic segment of Mycolicibacterium psychrotolerans includes these proteins:
- a CDS encoding TetR/AcrR family transcriptional regulator, protein MSTPPLRRRRAPRGSGDQLRDEILDAATGLLLETGDAKAVSIRAVAQRVGVTPPSIYLHFADKDALLDAVCVRYFEKLDDEMQAVAAVAGTSPVDVLRAQGLAYVRFALKTPELYRIATMGQGHPGSEVDVTLTSSAFTHMRAAVQALIDEGTYPPGDPTTMALELWTAAHGVAALLISRPYLPWGDAEEFAGRVLRAVCCGQVVSGAIAPEEAPRDTVAWLREVVDEHNGR, encoded by the coding sequence ATGAGCACACCTCCACTGCGGCGGCGCCGCGCCCCGCGCGGATCCGGCGACCAACTGCGCGACGAGATCCTCGACGCCGCGACCGGGCTGCTGCTCGAAACCGGTGACGCGAAAGCGGTGTCGATCCGGGCGGTGGCGCAACGCGTGGGCGTCACTCCGCCGTCGATCTACCTGCACTTCGCCGACAAGGACGCGCTGCTCGACGCGGTGTGTGTGCGGTACTTCGAGAAGCTCGACGACGAGATGCAGGCCGTCGCCGCGGTGGCCGGCACCTCGCCGGTCGACGTGTTGCGCGCCCAGGGCCTGGCCTACGTGCGGTTCGCGCTGAAAACCCCTGAGCTGTACCGCATTGCGACGATGGGGCAGGGCCACCCCGGGAGCGAGGTGGACGTGACGCTGACCAGCTCGGCGTTCACGCACATGCGCGCCGCGGTGCAGGCCCTGATCGACGAGGGCACCTACCCGCCCGGTGACCCCACCACGATGGCGCTCGAACTGTGGACCGCGGCGCACGGTGTGGCGGCGCTGCTGATCTCCCGCCCCTACCTGCCGTGGGGCGACGCCGAGGAGTTCGCGGGCCGGGTGTTGCGCGCGGTCTGCTGCGGACAGGTGGTGTCGGGCGCCATCGCCCCCGAGGAAGCTCCACGCGATACCGTGGCCTGGCTGAGAGAGGTCGTCGATGAGCACAACGGTCGATAA
- a CDS encoding class I SAM-dependent methyltransferase encodes MSTTVDNPFFARVWTAMSAREPEALRRLRRENLAGLTGRVLEVGAGTGTNFALYPGTVSEVVAVEPERRLAALAARAATDASVPVTLTAETVEQFRDGEPFDAVVCSLVLCSVDDPEEVVAQLYSLLRPGGELRYLEHVAGTGARARLQRFADATLWPRLAGNCHTHRHTEQTIAAAGFRVQGRREWTLPAWAPIPVAEFAIGRAVKPGEPEKPGEP; translated from the coding sequence ATGAGCACAACGGTCGATAATCCGTTCTTCGCGCGCGTGTGGACCGCGATGTCCGCGCGGGAGCCGGAGGCGCTGCGGCGGTTGCGCCGGGAGAACCTCGCCGGGCTGACCGGCCGCGTGCTCGAGGTGGGTGCCGGCACCGGGACCAACTTCGCCCTCTATCCCGGCACCGTGTCCGAGGTGGTCGCCGTCGAGCCCGAACGCAGGCTCGCCGCGCTGGCGGCGCGGGCCGCGACCGACGCGTCGGTGCCCGTCACGCTGACCGCCGAGACCGTGGAGCAGTTCCGCGACGGCGAACCGTTCGACGCGGTGGTGTGCTCGCTGGTGCTCTGCTCGGTGGACGATCCCGAAGAAGTCGTGGCGCAACTGTATTCGCTGCTGCGGCCGGGCGGGGAGCTGCGCTACCTCGAGCATGTGGCCGGCACCGGCGCGCGGGCCCGGCTGCAGCGCTTCGCCGACGCCACGCTGTGGCCGCGGCTGGCGGGCAACTGTCACACGCACCGCCACACCGAGCAGACGATCGCCGCGGCGGGATTCCGGGTGCAGGGACGCCGGGAGTGGACACTGCCGGCGTGGGCGCCCATACCCGTGGCGGAGTTCGCGATCGGCCGGGCCGTGAAACCGGGGGAGCCAGAGAAGCCGGGGGAGCCCTAA
- a CDS encoding NAD-dependent deacylase: protein MQVTVFSGAGISAESGVPTFRDVETGLWAEVDPYEISSADGWRAHPDRVWAWYLWRHHMMGAVAPNNAHRAVAAWEDYADVHVVTQNVDNLHERAGSNLVYHVHGSLFEFHCDRCGAAYLGDVPAMPEPVESVDPPRCVCGGLIRPDVVWFGEALPDRAWQQSVDAVVNADVVVVVGTSSVVYPAAGLPELAVASGTPVIEVNPEPTPLTSSATVSLREKAGAALPGLLQRLPALIG, encoded by the coding sequence GTGCAGGTGACGGTATTCAGCGGCGCCGGTATCTCGGCCGAGAGCGGGGTGCCGACGTTCCGCGACGTCGAAACGGGGCTGTGGGCCGAGGTCGACCCTTACGAGATCTCCAGCGCCGACGGCTGGCGCGCGCATCCCGACCGGGTGTGGGCGTGGTATCTGTGGCGCCACCACATGATGGGCGCGGTCGCCCCGAACAACGCCCACCGGGCCGTCGCGGCGTGGGAGGACTACGCCGACGTGCACGTCGTGACGCAGAACGTCGACAACCTGCACGAGCGCGCCGGCAGCAACCTGGTGTACCACGTGCACGGCAGTCTCTTCGAATTCCATTGCGACCGTTGCGGAGCCGCGTACCTGGGCGATGTGCCCGCCATGCCCGAGCCGGTGGAATCGGTCGACCCGCCGCGGTGCGTCTGCGGCGGTCTGATCCGGCCGGACGTGGTGTGGTTCGGCGAGGCGCTGCCCGACCGTGCGTGGCAGCAGTCGGTGGACGCGGTGGTCAACGCCGACGTCGTCGTGGTGGTGGGCACCAGTTCGGTGGTGTATCCGGCCGCCGGGCTGCCGGAGCTGGCGGTGGCCAGCGGTACCCCGGTGATCGAGGTCAATCCCGAGCCGACGCCGCTGACGAGCAGCGCGACGGTGAGCCTGCGTGAGAAGGCCGGGGCGGCGCTGCCGGGGCTGCTGCAGCGCCTGCCCGCGCTGATCGGTTAG
- a CDS encoding GntR family transcriptional regulator: MAELGDWVRVDPHAARPLFDQLRTQIIAGIRDGQLTPGTRLPTVRELAGQINLAVNTVARAYRELEAAGILETRGRFGTFVARSDPADSAMATAAHTYVSTAKSLGVGKGQAMRYVEAAFG, from the coding sequence GTGGCCGAGTTGGGGGATTGGGTGCGCGTCGATCCGCACGCTGCCAGGCCGCTGTTCGACCAGCTCAGAACGCAGATCATCGCCGGTATCCGGGACGGGCAACTGACCCCGGGCACCCGGCTGCCCACGGTCCGCGAACTGGCTGGTCAGATCAATCTGGCAGTGAACACCGTGGCGCGCGCATACCGGGAACTGGAAGCAGCGGGGATTCTGGAGACGCGGGGCCGGTTCGGCACCTTCGTCGCGCGCTCCGATCCGGCCGACTCCGCGATGGCGACCGCCGCGCACACGTATGTGTCGACGGCCAAGTCGCTCGGAGTGGGTAAGGGGCAGGCGATGCGGTACGTCGAGGCCGCGTTCGGCTGA
- a CDS encoding class I SAM-dependent methyltransferase has protein sequence MNQTPKHTADLTGVSETALMTLVVRAGEARRPDAIIDDPMAIHLVDSIDFDFAKFGFTRRQDMALRAKLFDKHTRRYLLDHPKATVVALAEGLQTSFYRLDAADVGHDFRWLSVDLPPMIHLRRRLLPASDRIELCAQSALDFSWMDRVDPQHGVFITAEGLLMYLQPDEAMALMKACAARFPGGQMMFDLAPSGFAALARRGMRTSLRYRVPPMPFSLTVAEAADLVNRVPGVRAVHDLPTEPARGRVLNALMWTWQRIPLLDPLRPLTILLEFG, from the coding sequence ATGAACCAGACACCCAAACACACCGCCGACCTGACCGGGGTGTCGGAGACCGCGTTGATGACGCTGGTGGTGCGGGCCGGCGAGGCGCGCAGGCCCGACGCGATCATCGACGACCCGATGGCGATCCACCTGGTGGACTCGATCGACTTCGACTTCGCCAAGTTCGGCTTCACCCGCAGGCAGGATATGGCGTTGCGCGCCAAGCTGTTCGACAAGCACACCCGGCGCTACCTGCTCGACCACCCGAAGGCGACGGTGGTCGCGCTCGCCGAGGGGCTGCAGACGAGCTTCTACCGACTCGACGCGGCCGATGTCGGCCACGACTTCCGCTGGCTCAGCGTGGACCTGCCGCCGATGATCCACCTGCGCCGCAGACTGCTGCCCGCCTCCGACCGGATCGAGCTGTGCGCCCAGTCCGCGCTGGACTTCAGCTGGATGGACCGGGTGGACCCGCAGCACGGCGTGTTCATCACCGCCGAGGGGCTGCTGATGTACCTGCAGCCCGACGAGGCGATGGCGTTGATGAAAGCCTGCGCCGCCCGCTTCCCCGGCGGCCAGATGATGTTCGACCTGGCGCCGTCGGGGTTCGCCGCGCTGGCCCGGCGCGGAATGCGCACCTCGCTGCGCTACCGGGTGCCGCCGATGCCGTTCTCGCTGACGGTCGCGGAGGCGGCCGACCTGGTCAACAGGGTCCCCGGGGTGCGCGCGGTGCACGACCTGCCCACCGAGCCGGCCCGCGGCCGGGTCCTCAACGCCCTGATGTGGACCTGGCAGCGCATCCCGCTGCTGGACCCGCTGCGGCCGCTGACCATCCTGCTGGAATTCGGCTGA
- a CDS encoding DUF1697 domain-containing protein produces the protein MTRYAAFLRGVNVGGVTLKMPAVAQALEAAGFTDVKTLLASGNVLLTSRAGANTVRTKAEKALRAEFGYEAWVLVYDVDALADISAGYPFEREVAGHHSYVTFVSDDDVLRELAALGEEPRPDELIAVGAGVLYWQVPRTSTLDSAIGKTMGKKRYKSSTTTRNLRTIDRVLRG, from the coding sequence GTGACGCGGTATGCCGCGTTCCTGCGCGGCGTCAACGTGGGTGGAGTCACGCTGAAGATGCCCGCCGTCGCGCAGGCACTCGAGGCGGCCGGGTTCACCGACGTGAAGACGCTGCTGGCGAGCGGCAATGTGCTGCTGACCAGCAGAGCCGGCGCGAACACCGTCCGCACGAAGGCCGAGAAGGCGTTACGTGCCGAATTCGGTTACGAGGCTTGGGTTCTGGTTTACGACGTCGATGCGCTGGCCGACATCTCCGCCGGCTATCCGTTCGAGCGTGAGGTGGCCGGCCACCATTCCTACGTCACGTTCGTCAGCGACGACGACGTCCTGCGCGAACTGGCCGCCCTGGGCGAGGAGCCCCGCCCAGACGAGTTGATCGCCGTCGGCGCCGGAGTGCTCTACTGGCAGGTCCCGCGGACGAGCACGCTCGACAGCGCGATCGGCAAGACGATGGGCAAGAAGCGTTACAAGTCGTCGACCACCACCCGCAATCTGCGCACGATCGACAGGGTCCTGCGTGGCTGA
- a CDS encoding PPOX class F420-dependent oxidoreductase yields the protein MTRDVFDDKLLALIAGNSLGVLATLKRDGRPQLSNVSYHFDPRALTISVSITEPRAKTRNLRRDPRAAVHVSSDDGWAYAVAEGDAVLTPPAANPSDETVEGLVALYRNIAGEHPDWDDYRRAMVDDRRVLMTLPIAHLYGMPPGRR from the coding sequence ATGACCCGCGACGTGTTCGACGACAAGCTGCTGGCGCTGATCGCCGGGAACTCGCTGGGCGTGCTGGCCACCCTCAAGCGCGACGGGCGCCCGCAGCTGTCGAACGTGTCCTATCACTTCGACCCGCGGGCGCTGACGATCTCGGTGTCGATCACCGAACCCCGGGCCAAGACCCGCAACCTGCGCCGTGATCCGCGCGCCGCGGTCCACGTCAGCTCCGACGACGGCTGGGCCTACGCCGTGGCCGAAGGCGACGCGGTGCTGACACCGCCGGCTGCGAACCCGAGCGACGAGACGGTAGAGGGGCTCGTGGCGCTGTACCGGAACATCGCCGGCGAGCACCCGGACTGGGACGACTACCGCCGGGCTATGGTCGACGACCGCCGGGTGCTGATGACGCTGCCGATCGCGCACCTGTACGGGATGCCGCCGGGTCGTCGCTGA
- a CDS encoding DUF5302 domain-containing protein — MAAKESAESSGAPEDENKRKFREALERKKAQAAGGAAHRDGGAKQPRAHGPLENRREFRRKSG, encoded by the coding sequence ATGGCAGCCAAGGAGTCGGCAGAGTCGTCCGGAGCTCCCGAAGACGAGAACAAGCGCAAGTTCCGCGAAGCATTGGAGCGCAAGAAGGCGCAGGCGGCGGGCGGCGCAGCCCACCGCGACGGCGGTGCCAAGCAACCGCGCGCCCACGGTCCGCTCGAGAACCGGCGCGAATTCCGCCGCAAGAGCGGCTGA